Proteins from a genomic interval of Capsicum annuum cultivar UCD-10X-F1 chromosome 4, UCD10Xv1.1, whole genome shotgun sequence:
- the LOC107867903 gene encoding auxin response factor 17: protein MQPPTAAAGNDVDPTIWRAIAGNSVRIPAVGSRAYYFPQGHAEHASSTSPVLLSGVIPPFILCRVLSVRFLADAVTDEAFAKIFLVPVNQCYGNDVTTVNVDEEEDVEKEVVSFVKILTPSDANNGGGFSVPRFCADSIFPRLNFVADPPVQNLVIRDIHGSEWEFRHIYRGTPRRHLLTTGWSKFVNSKKLVSGDSAVFIRKNRTGELYVGVRRAIRGNENCQRWTSTLLKREQTSSSGSNGEVRWRTGQGRLPMEAVKEAAEMAARGMPFEVSCYPRPDWASFVVKAEAVEASSNMFWTVGTRVKMAVETEDSSRTACFQGTVSSVILPENGPWRGSPWRMLQITWDEPEVLQHAKRVNPWQVACILSTPQLHFGFPPSKKIKLLNWLPHDGEEKLFFPMTGLSNPMIGLCSPSLGNCISFSAGMQGARQNQICVSSLSNVKSNNNLGLCTNNSLDEEINPKLESVSTKLNIGSSYSDNLSPDSQSSVHFWDNELVAKPGSSSLTKQRVNSFLLFGKVIHVENVGGFDGFGCCENDSIQVFKEIDGAFKSNVSQNKPCFELFDNVDVQHQRASAVEACSL, encoded by the exons ATGCAGCCTCCAACTGCCGCTGCGGGCAACGATGTGGACCCTACAATCTGGCGTGCTATTGCCGGTAACTCTGTTCGAATCCCCGCCGTCGGCTCCAGGGCTTACTACTTCCCTCAAGGACACGCTGAACATGCAAGTTCTACTTCCCCTGTTTTACTCTCCGGCGTTATCCCTCCCTTCATTCTCTGCCGTGTACTCTCTGTGCGGTTTCTCGCCGACGCCGTTACCGACGAGGCATTCGCTAAAATTTTCCTAGTTCCGGTTAATCAGTGTTATGGTAACGACGTTACTACTGTGAATGTTGATGAGGAGGAGGACGTGGAGAAGGAGGTTGTTTCGTTTGTGAAGATTTTAACTCCGTCAGATGCGAATAATGGAGGAGGTTTTTCTGTACCGCGGTTTTGCGCTGATTCTATATTCCCTCGGCTTAATTTCGTGGCTGATCCGCCGGTTCAGAATTTGGTTATTCGTGATATTCATGGTTCTGAGTGGGAATTTCGGCACATTTATCGTGGTACACCTCGCCGGCATTTGCTCACTACTGGCTGGAGTAAGTTTGTTAACAGTAAAAAACTCGTTTCCGGTGATTCCGCTGTCTTCATACGGAAAAATAGAACTGGAGAACTCTATGTCGGTGTTCGACGAGCTATAAGAGGAAATGAAAATTGCCAGAGGTGGACTTCTACTCTTTTGAAACGTGAACAAACCAGTAGCAGTGGTAGTAACGGGGAAGTGCGTTGGAGGACTGGGCAAGGGCGGCTGCCGATGGAGGCTGTTAAAGAGGCAGCGGAAATGGCGGCACGGGGAATGCCATTTGAAGTATCGTGTTATCCGCGTCCAGACTGGGCAAGTTTTGTGGTGAAGGCAGAAGCAGTAGAGGCATCATCAAATATGTTTTGGACAGTCGGTACACGGGTTAAAATGGCTGTAGAGACGGAGGATTCTTCTAGGACGGCTTGCTTTCAAGGGACCGTTTCCTCTGTCATTTTGCCTGAAAATGGCCCTTGGCGTGGATCTCCATGGCGAATGCTTCAG ATTACTTGGGATGAACCAGAAGTTCTGCAGCATGCTAAGAGGGTGAATCCTTGGCAAGTTGCGTGCATTCTTTCAACCCCACAGCTTCACTTTGGATTTCCTCcttcaaagaaaataaaactgcTTAATTGGTTGCCACATGATGGAGAGGAAAAACTCTTCTTCCCTATGACTGGGTTGAGTAATCCTATGATTGGTCTCTGTAGCCCATCATTAGGCAATTGTATATCTTTTTCTGCGGGCATGCAGGGAGCCAGGCAAAATCAAATTTGTGTATCAAGTTTATCCAATGTTAAAAGCAATAATAACCTTGGGTTGTGCACTAACAATAGCTTAGATGAAGAAATCAATCCAAAGCTTGAGAGTGTGTCCACCAAACTGAATATAGGCAGTTCATATTCAGACAACTTATCTCCAGATAGTCAGAGCAGTGTGCATTTTTGGGACAATGAGCTGGTTGCGAAACCGGGTTCCAGCTCTTTGACAAAACAGCGTGTCAATTCTTTTCTGTTATTTGGTAAGGTCATCCATGTTGAAAATGTAGGAGGTTTTGATGGTTTTGGTTGCTGTGAAAATGATAGCATTCAAGTGTTTAAAGAGATAGATGGTGCATTCAAGTCAAATGTCTCTCAGAATAAACCCTGTTTCGAGCTGTTTGACAATGTTGATGTCCAACACCAAAGAGCCTCAGCTGTCGAAGCATGTTCTCTATGA